From one Plectropomus leopardus isolate mb chromosome 8, YSFRI_Pleo_2.0, whole genome shotgun sequence genomic stretch:
- the qars1 gene encoding glutamine--tRNA ligase, whose product MADTLALFTSIGLSEQKAKETLKNEALSSALKDAIIQAQRARGASGVDKAMGTLLYSLASRLKDTKRLAFLSDSIAQSKICTELQLAAALEFVKSNPQGPINQKEFEEACGVGVVITPEQIEDAVESVIKKHKEQLLKERYHFNMGLLMGEARSALKWADGKVVKNEVDMQVLHLLGPKTEADLEKKPKPQKAKVAENDTKAKKEEVAVNGEAMPGEGKSLMEQLRGEALKFHKPGENYKTEGYVVTPKTMELLKKHLEITGGQIRTRFPPEPNGILHIGHAKAINFNFGYAKANDGICFLRYDDTNPEKEEEKYFTAIKDMVEWLGYKPYAITHASDNFQQLYDLAVDLIRRGHAYVCHQKGEELKGHNVPPSPWRDRPVEESLVLFERMKKGMFAEGEATLRMKMVMEDGKMDPVAYRIKYTPHHRSGDEWCIYPTYDYTHCLCDSIENITHSLCTKEFQARRSSYFWLCNALDVYCPVQWEYGRLNLTYTVVSKRKIIKLVETGVVRDWDDPRLFTLTALRRRGFPPEAINNFCARVGVTVSQTTTEPHLLESCVRDVLNETAPRVMAVLDPLKVTITNLPENFKSDVPVPDFPANEAKGSHTVPFSRTIFIEQSDFREVMEKGYKRLTPDQPVGLRHAGYVISLQKVIKDTQGKVVELEVSCCSSETALKPKAFIHWVSEPLLCEVRLYERLFLHKHPEDPSEVPNGFLTDINPDSLHVISSALVDTSVKGAKVFDKFQFERVGYFSLDPDSTADKLVFNRTVTLKEDPGKI is encoded by the exons ATGGCGGATACGTTGGCACTTTTCACTTCCATCGGGCTCAGTGAGCAGAAAGCGAAAGAAACGCTAAAAAATGAGGCGCTGAGTTCCGCCCTGAAGGACGCGATTATCCAG GCCCAGCGTGCCCGTGGGGCATCAGGAGTGGACAAAGCCATGGGGACATTGCTGTACAGTCTGGCCTCTCGCCTTAAAGACACCAAACGCCTGGCATTCCTCTCAGACAGTATAGCTCAGAGCAAAATCTGCACAGAGCTTCAACTGGCAG CTGcacttgaatttgtgaagagtAATCCTCAGGGCCCCATCAATCAGAAAGAGTTTGAAGAAGCATGTGGAGTAGGTGTGGTCATAACACCGGAGCAGATCGAAGATGCA GTGGAGTCGGTGATCAAGAAGCACAAGGAACAGCTGTTAAAGGAGAGGTACCACTTCAACATGGGACTGCTAATGG GTGAGGCACGCTCTGCCCTGAAATGGGCCGACGGAAAGGTCGTCAAAAACGAGGTGGACATGCAG GTCCTGCACCTCTTAGGTCCCAAGACAGAGGCTGACCTGGAGAAGAAACCTAAG cccCAGAAGGCAAAAGTTGCAGAGAATGACACAAAGGCAAAGAAGGAGGAAGTGGCAGTGAATG GTGAGGCGATGCCCGGGGAGGGAAAGTCGTTAATGGAGCAGCTCAGAGGAGAGGCGCTGAAGTTCCATAAACCAG GAGAGAACTATAAAACTGAGGGGTATGTGGTCACACCGAAGACAATGGAGTTGCTTAAAAAGCACTTGGAGATCACTGGTGGACAG ATACGTACTCGTTTTCCTCCTGAGCCCAATGGTATCCTTCACATTGGACATGCCAAGGCTATCAACTTCAATTTTGGCTATGCAAAG GCAAACGACGGGATTTGTTTCTTGAGGTATGATGACACCAATccagaaaaagaggaggaaaaatacTTCACTGCCATCAAGGACATGGTGGAGTGGCTTG GCTACAAGCCGTATGCTATAACGCATGCATCGGACAACTTTCAGCAACTCTACGACCTCGCTGTGGATCTCATTCGCAG GGGTCACGCGTACGTGTGCCACCAGAAAGGTGAGGAACTGAAGGGCCATAATGTTCCTCCATCACCCTGGAGAGACCGACCCGTTGAGGAGTCCCTGGTGTTGTTTGAGAGGATGAAGAAGGGGATGTTTGCTGAGGGAGAGGCTACGCTCAGGATGAAGATGGTCATGGAGGACGGGAAGATGGACCCTGTGGCGTACCGGATCAAATACACGCCACATCATCGCTCAGGAGATGAATG GTGCATCTACCCCACTTATGACTACACCCACTGTCTGTGTGACTCTATTGAAAacatcacacactcactgtgCACCAAAGAGTTTCAGGCCAG GCGTTCATCATATTTCTGGCTGTGTAACGCTCTGGATGTGTACTGCCCTGTGCAGTGGGAATATGGCCGCTTGAACCTCACCTACACTGTTGTGTCCAAGAGGAAAATCATCAAACTGGTGGAGACCGGCGTTGTCAg AGACTGGGACGATCCCCGACTCTTCACTCTGACTGCACTGAGGAGAAGAGGTTTCCCACCAGAGGCAATTAACAACTTCTGTGCGCGG GTCGGAGTCACAGTTTCCCAGACGACAACAGAGCCCCACCTTCTGGAGTCATGTGTGAGGGACGTGCTAAATGAAACGGCACCCAGAGTTATGGCTGTGCTGGACCCACTCAAAGTCACCATAACTAACCTCCCTGAGAACTTCAAG TCAGATGTACCAGTACCAGACTTCCCTGCCAACGAGGCCAAGGGCAGCCACACAGTCCCATTTTCACGGACAATCTTCATTGAACAGAGTGACTTCAGAGAG GTGATGGAAAAGGGCTACAAGCGTCTGACCCCAGATCAGCCTGTAGGTTTAAGGCACGCGGGGTATGTCATCTCTCTCCAGAAGGTCATCAAG GACACTCAGGGTAAAGTGGTAGAACTGGAGGTGAGCTGCTGCAGTTCTGAGACTGCATTGAAACCAAAGGCCTTCATCCACTGGGTCAGCGAGCCGTTGTTGTGTGAAGTGCGCCTTTATGAACGACT GTTCCTGCACAAACATCCAGAGGATCCGTCTGAAGTGCCCAACGGCTTCCTGACCGACATCAATCCC gACTCCCTGCATGTGATCAGCAGTGCCTTAGTGGATACCTCAGTGAAGGGAGCAAAAGTTTTTGACAAATTCCAGTTTGAGAGAGTTGGCTACTTCTCCCTGGACCCCGACAGCACCGCAGATAAG CTTGTCTTCAACAGAACAGTCACCCTCAAAGAAGACCCCGGGAAGATCTGA
- the ogg1 gene encoding N-glycosylase/DNA lyase isoform X1: MTTVMAKHAVLSSGAKMWRSLACAKSELRLDLTLACGQTFRWRETAEGHWTGVMGGRVWTLTQTDDTLWYHVYKNQGRQEDGSDRKRKAVVSLQVENKAEKRFKGALKKEEEEPVAVTPVQDTEDEEEMLRDYFQLNVKLGDLYKEWGAADPHFKRIADIFTGVRMLRQDPSECLFSFICTSNNHISRIQGMVERLCEALGSPLCQLDETSYYSFPSLSALTDSSVEARLRDLGFGYRARFLQQSAKQIFDTHGLQWLEGLRSVPYPQARDALRTLPGVGTKVADCVCLMSLDKAEAVPIDTHVWQIAKRDYNYASGNGQKSITDKLHRDIGDFFRKLWGPYAGWAQSVLFCADLKKFQKLKEMPHLKQPKKEEQSEEEIRAASKKAKIKTEENGAVKNTKSAPQKKAKMSV, from the exons ATGACAACAGTTATGGCCAAACATGCGGTGCTTTCATCGGGTGCAAAAATGTGGAGATCTCTGGCCTGTGCAAAGTCAGAGCTGCGTCTGGATCTCACTCTTGCCTGTGGACAAACTTTCCG CTGGAGAGAAACTGCAGAGGGCCACTGGACTGGAGTGATGGGAGGACGAGTTTGGACTCTGACTCAGACAGATGACACTCTTTGGTACCACGTTTACAAAAACCAAGGCAGGCAAGAGGATGGAAGTGACAGGAAGAGGAAAGCAGTTGTTTCTCTTCAGGTGGAAAACAAGGCAGAGAAGAGATTCAAAGGAGCTCtgaagaaggaagaggaggagccaGTAGCTGTGACTCCAGTGCAGGACACTGAGGATGAAGAAGAGATGCTGAGAGATTATTTCCAGCTGAATGTGAAGCTGGGGGATCTATACAAGGAATGGGGAGCAGCGGACCCCCACTTCAAGCGCATTGCAGACATCTTCAcag GTGTGCGAATGCTGCGCCAGGATCCCTCCGAATGTCTGTTTTCCTTCATTTGCACCTCCAACAACCACATCTCTCGTATCCAAGGCATGGTGGAGAGGCTTTGTGAGGCTCTGGGCTCCCCGCTGTGCCAACTAGATGAAACATCTTACTACAGCTTTCCTTCCCTGTCTGCACTCACAG ACAGCAGCGTCGAGGCACGTCTCAGGGATCTCGGTTTCGGATACAGGGCTCGGTTCCTTCAGCAGAGTGCAAAGCAGATTTTCGACACCCATGGGCTCCAGTGGCTTGAAGGTCTACGCAGTGTCCCATATCCACAGGCCCGTGATGCTCTGCGCACACTCCCTGGTGTGGGCACCAAG gTGGCAGACTGCGTATGTCTGATGTCCCTGGATAAGGCAGAAGCCGTGCCTATAGACACACATGTGTGGCAGATTGCTAAACGTGACTACAACTATGCTTCTGGCAACGGACAAAAGAGCATCACAGATAAACTTCACAGAGATATTG GGgattttttcagaaaactgTGGGGTCCGTATGCTGGTTGGGCACAGTCG GTGTTGTTCTGTGCTGACCTCAAGAAGTTCCAAAAGCTGAAGGAAATGCCACATCTGAAGCAGCCGAAGAAAGAGGAACAAAGTGAAGAAGAGATTAGGGCAGcaagcaagaaagcaaaaattAAGACGGAGGAAAATGGAGCTGTGAAGAACACAAAGTCAGCACCTCAGAAGAAAGCAAAGATGTCTGTCTAG
- the ogg1 gene encoding N-glycosylase/DNA lyase isoform X2, which produces MTTVMAKHAVLSSGAKMWRSLACAKSELRLDLTLACGQTFRWRETAEGHWTGVMGGRVWTLTQTDDTLWYHVYKNQGRQEDGSDRKRKAVVSLQVENKAEKRFKGALKKEEEEPVAVTPVQDTEDEEEMLRDYFQLNVKLGDLYKEWGAADPHFKRIADIFTGVRMLRQDPSECLFSFICTSNNHISRIQGMVERLCEALGSPLCQLDETSYYSFPSLSALTDSSVEARLRDLGFGYRARFLQQSAKQIFDTHGLQWLEGLRSVPYPQARDALRTLPGVGTKVADCVCLMSLDKAEAVPIDTHVWQIAKRDYNYASGNGQKSITDKLHRDIGDFFRKLWGPYAGWAQSKFQKLKEMPHLKQPKKEEQSEEEIRAASKKAKIKTEENGAVKNTKSAPQKKAKMSV; this is translated from the exons ATGACAACAGTTATGGCCAAACATGCGGTGCTTTCATCGGGTGCAAAAATGTGGAGATCTCTGGCCTGTGCAAAGTCAGAGCTGCGTCTGGATCTCACTCTTGCCTGTGGACAAACTTTCCG CTGGAGAGAAACTGCAGAGGGCCACTGGACTGGAGTGATGGGAGGACGAGTTTGGACTCTGACTCAGACAGATGACACTCTTTGGTACCACGTTTACAAAAACCAAGGCAGGCAAGAGGATGGAAGTGACAGGAAGAGGAAAGCAGTTGTTTCTCTTCAGGTGGAAAACAAGGCAGAGAAGAGATTCAAAGGAGCTCtgaagaaggaagaggaggagccaGTAGCTGTGACTCCAGTGCAGGACACTGAGGATGAAGAAGAGATGCTGAGAGATTATTTCCAGCTGAATGTGAAGCTGGGGGATCTATACAAGGAATGGGGAGCAGCGGACCCCCACTTCAAGCGCATTGCAGACATCTTCAcag GTGTGCGAATGCTGCGCCAGGATCCCTCCGAATGTCTGTTTTCCTTCATTTGCACCTCCAACAACCACATCTCTCGTATCCAAGGCATGGTGGAGAGGCTTTGTGAGGCTCTGGGCTCCCCGCTGTGCCAACTAGATGAAACATCTTACTACAGCTTTCCTTCCCTGTCTGCACTCACAG ACAGCAGCGTCGAGGCACGTCTCAGGGATCTCGGTTTCGGATACAGGGCTCGGTTCCTTCAGCAGAGTGCAAAGCAGATTTTCGACACCCATGGGCTCCAGTGGCTTGAAGGTCTACGCAGTGTCCCATATCCACAGGCCCGTGATGCTCTGCGCACACTCCCTGGTGTGGGCACCAAG gTGGCAGACTGCGTATGTCTGATGTCCCTGGATAAGGCAGAAGCCGTGCCTATAGACACACATGTGTGGCAGATTGCTAAACGTGACTACAACTATGCTTCTGGCAACGGACAAAAGAGCATCACAGATAAACTTCACAGAGATATTG GGgattttttcagaaaactgTGGGGTCCGTATGCTGGTTGGGCACAGTCG AAGTTCCAAAAGCTGAAGGAAATGCCACATCTGAAGCAGCCGAAGAAAGAGGAACAAAGTGAAGAAGAGATTAGGGCAGcaagcaagaaagcaaaaattAAGACGGAGGAAAATGGAGCTGTGAAGAACACAAAGTCAGCACCTCAGAAGAAAGCAAAGATGTCTGTCTAG
- the LOC121947346 gene encoding LOW QUALITY PROTEIN: proline-rich transmembrane protein 3 (The sequence of the model RefSeq protein was modified relative to this genomic sequence to represent the inferred CDS: inserted 1 base in 1 codon; deleted 1 base in 1 codon) — protein sequence MAPESLLLLGFLLSLLHPSDAQTIIGSSSSFSPLDLPFNSSPQPTKQTTRFWPSLPPRGRSDVPIRATIRDRLTTMNAVQQEQRVSHPTGQSTSTFISALSTHNLSSGPILTQPTASRPRTDTASLAFSRAFTKGDATTKGSTPPLPTLPSIVVAKSEGDKAVTARNPREGSLKETEDDDLRGSGSGPTVMLVKEDSPVSQSTVRNEMAQYQPQAQTTISKVSDVKTPXADSQTVKPRLFLLTTASQISTTPQTETRATLSPVVTQATPRSVVQTGKLTEDTPSTIKETPEQGSVTLPQPTTSTTGSFDKQSQAAEEPTNTTTQQVTTTSTTTLAATQEAVRISSKTTNLPNRTGQLGKSTANTTVQSSRTGTSSFLATGVVPVTQTRISTTYQAGIGQRNRSILLGHPHQAPHSTSNPAPAPSGSSSPNGTLLYWGDLSRTLAFAWELHVYGSASLFLLLFAGAALGLTLSPGANCPHRGALALANALLFLAGGLRAALFLIDPYGTRKLLPRPAVTALYNLPLHLLVWTQAALALLALRVAGVSVLPSTLERPPLVAVLAVLQCTLLLAADLLSPALSPLVPVTLQVLSLCWGLALCLGFLCYVFPRIRCSPGVPDETRRKAWTGSRRVGVILGRVLAVCAVLGALCCGLHVHATLWLYGLLGNWTRFNWGWWLVHFWARLLELAWGFSLLLLGSWVFWRPQGCHGREEGGPDGRAAGDLPSPGQSTGSPQRHTCWSKIVQSLTGKPCRKSDSNGVGGGGGGGGGQGEVPNNCAGQERPGADISKSLIRNQNHEQAPVQPRFIKDNNRGRNHRGHSAERGISDGSSGSLLRLQALGRPPQRSVSGSLDQERDTSLSLYEFDLRPPSPIDLTRSIDEALHREHLLGGGSLFHPLNETPQSPSPGSGVSQGPWLRRNSDPQLLSESSDAPTESSMPLGGSVLSSVPSRQVTAPPTPSHQGHRWAGNAVGSVPSSVSCPVSLRPSRTSTGQLGEDGVDDTRPFITPDSERVRGRAGRPVGSRSYLEVSRHDDSASVSSEIIDL from the exons ATGGCTCCAgagtctcttcttctccttggcttcctcctctccctcctccatcctTCAGATGCTCAGACCATCAttggctcctcctcctcattctcTCCTCTGGACCTGCCTTTTAATTCTTCACCTCAGCCAACCAAGCAGACTACTAGATTCTGGCCCTCTTTGCCTCCCAGAGGGCGCAGCGATGTGCCTATCAGAGCTACAATCCGGGATAGACTAACAACTATGAATGCAGTACAGCAAGAGCAGCGAGTGTCCCATCCTACG GGGCAGTCCACTTCTACTTTTATATCTGCCCTTTCCACGCATAACCTAAGCAGCGGGCCAATTTTAACTCAACCGACTGCCTCCAGGCCCAGAACTGATACAGCTAGTTTAGCATTCAGCAGAGCTTTTACAAAGGGAGACGCTACTACAAAAGGCTCAACTCCACCTCTGCCCACTTTGCCCTCCATTGTTGTCGCTAAATCTGAAGGCGATAAAGCAGTGACAGCACGAAATCCTAGGGAGGGATCACTAAAAGAGACAGAGGATGATGATTTGCGGGGATCAGGTAGTGGTCCAACAGTGATGCTTGTGAAGGAGGATTcacctgtttctcagtcaacAGTTAGAAACGAAATGGCGCAATACCAGCCACAGGCACAGACAACGATTTCTAAAGTTTCTGATGTTAAAACAC CAGCGGACAGTCAGACTGTAAAGCCTCGCCTGTTTCTGCTTACAACAGCCAGTCAAATCTCTACAACACCACAGACTGAGACAAGAGCCACACTGTCCCCTGTGGTAACACAGGCAACACCTCGCTCTGTAGTACAAACAG GTAAACTGACAGAAGACACTCCTTCCACCATCAAAGAAACTCCAGAGCAGGGATCTGTGACATTACCCCAACCCACGACTTCCACCACTGGCTCTTTCGATAAACAGTCACAGGCTGCAGAAGAACCAACAAACACGACAACACAGCAAGTGACAACCACATCTACAACTACACTTGCTGCTACACAAGAGGCTGTGAGAATatcctcaaaaacaacaaatctgccCAACAGAACAGGACAACTGGGGAAAAGTACAGCTAACACAACTGTACAGTCATCAAGGACAG gGACCTCTTCTTTCCTTGCCACCGGTGTCGTACCCGTCACTCAAACAAGGATAAGCACCACATATCAGGCTGGCATTGGTCAGAGGAACCGCTCCATTCTCCTAGGACATCCTCACCAAGCTCCCCACTCCACTTCTAATCCAGCTCCCGCTCCAAGTGGCAGTTCCTCCCCTAATGGCACGCTTCTGTACTGGGGTGACCTGAGCCGGACGCTGGCTTTCGCCTGGGAGCTGCATGTCTATGGCTCAGCgagcctcttcctcctcctgtttgCTGGAGCTGCTCTCGGCCTCACCCTGTCCCCTGGAGCGAACTGTCCTCATCGGGGGGCTCTGGCACTTGCCAATGCTCTATTGTTTCTGGCCGGAGGCCTTAGGGCAGCTCTCTTTCTAATAGACCCCTATGGCACACGGAAATTGCTCCCTCGCCCCGCAGTTACAGCCCTCTACAACTTGCCTCTACACCTACTGGTGTGGACGCAGGCTGCCCTGGCCCTGCTGGCATTGAGGGTGGCAGGAGTAAGTGTGTTACCTTCCACTTTGGAGCGTCCTCCTCTGGTGGCTGTCTTGGCTGTGCTGCAGTGTACCCTGCTGCTGGCAGCTGATCTGCTTTCTCCAGCCCTGTCTCCACTGGTGCCCGTCACCCTACAGGTCCTGTCCCTGTGCTGGGGCCTGGCTCTCTGTCTGGGCTTCCTCTGCTATGTGTTTCCACGTATACGCTGTTCTCCTGGAGTCCCTGACGAGACCAGGAGGAAGGCCTGGACAGGCAGCAGGAGGGTCGGGGTGATTCTGGGGAGAGTGCTGGCAGTGTGTGCAGTTCTGGGGGCACTGTGCTGTGGGCTGCATGTCCATGCCACCTTATGGCTCTATGGACTGCTGGGGAACTGGACACGCTTTAACTGGGGATGGTGGCTCGTGCATTTCTGGGCCCGGCTCCTGGAGTTAGCGTGGGGGTTCTCCCTCCTTCTTCTGGGTTCCTGGGTGTTCTGGAGGCCTCAAGGTTGCCATGGAAGGGAGGAGGGTGGACCAGATGGCAGAGCAGCAGGAGATCTGCCGTCCCCTGGCCAGTCTACAGGCTCCCCACAAAGACATACATGCTGGTCTAAGATAGTCCAAAGTCTGACAGGTAAGCCCTGTAGAAAGTCTGACAGTAATggggtgggaggaggagggggaggaggaggaggacaagggGAGGTGCCTAACAACTGCGCTGGCCAGGAGCGTCCTGGAGCTGACATCAGCAAGAGTCTGATCAGAAACCAGAATCACGAGCAGGCCCCTGTCCAACCACGTTTCATCAAAGACAACAATCGGGGACGCAACCATAGGGGCCACTCAGCAGAACGAGGCATATCTGACGGCTCCTCGGGGTCCCTGCTGAGACTGCAGGCACTGGGCCGGCCTCCACAGCGCTCAGTGAGTGGCAGTCTAGATCAGGAAAGGGACACCTCCCTGTCTCTTTATGAGTTCGATCTGCGGCCCCCATCTCCCATTGACCTGACCCGCAGCATTGACGAGGCTCTGCACAGGGAACACCTGCTCGGAGGAGGGAGCTTATTTCATCCTTTGAACGAAACCCCACAGTCCCCCTCACCAGGATCCGGGGTCAGCCAGGGGCCCTGGCTTCGCAGGAACAGTGACCCTCAGCTGCTTTCTGAGAGCAGCGATGCCCCGACAGAGTCTTCCATGCCACTGGGGGGCAGCGTTCTCAGCAGTGTGCCCAGCAGGCAGGTGACTGCTCCCCCCACGCCCTCCCACCAGGGTCACAGGTGGGCTGGGAACGCGGTAGGAAGCGTCCCCTCATCAGTGTCCTGCCCTGTGTCACTTCGTCCCTCCAGAACATCAACAGGGCAGCTGGGGGAGGACGGAGTGGACGACACACGGCCTTTCATCACTCCAGACTCAGAGAGGGTGCGTGGGAGGGCTGGAAGGCCAGTGGGGTCACGGAGTTACCTGGAAGTCAGTCGACATGATGACTCTGCCAGTGTCAGCAGTGAAATTATTGATTTATGA